The Leptospira bouyouniensis genome contains a region encoding:
- a CDS encoding flagellar basal body L-ring protein FlgH encodes MIGSTLQAESLWKDKDPYSYPKTIQPGTVVKVVLKNGLRVEYESEYKATFDNDIKTVPDKKLVPDLPNYTANATYMRSKVGKSKSQGKVVGVMAVLVTGIDPGTGNLELEGSRVFNLSEERINLRLSGTISPEDLDKNRFIASDLIANLRVEYQGTLNPKELNDPNIQMKRITNPDGTVTEKAEISDKEKQEIILKNIKRLLGESE; translated from the coding sequence ATGATTGGTTCAACTTTACAAGCGGAATCATTATGGAAAGACAAAGACCCTTATTCTTATCCCAAAACCATCCAACCGGGGACAGTTGTCAAAGTGGTTTTAAAGAACGGGCTCCGTGTCGAATATGAATCGGAATACAAAGCAACATTTGACAATGACATCAAAACAGTTCCTGATAAAAAACTAGTCCCAGACCTACCAAATTATACAGCAAATGCAACCTATATGCGATCCAAAGTGGGAAAATCAAAATCCCAAGGAAAAGTTGTAGGGGTCATGGCAGTGCTTGTCACAGGAATTGATCCAGGTACTGGGAATTTGGAACTAGAAGGAAGCCGTGTTTTTAATTTATCAGAAGAACGAATTAACCTTCGTTTGTCGGGGACAATTTCTCCAGAAGACCTAGATAAAAATCGTTTTATCGCAAGTGACCTTATTGCTAATTTACGAGTAGAATACCAAGGTACATTAAATCCAAAAGAATTAAACGATCCGAATATCCAAATGAAACGGATCACAAATCCTGATGGAACAGTCACAGAAAAAGCTGAGATTTCAGACAAAGAAAAACAAGAAATCATTTTAAAAAATATCAAACGACTCTTAGGTGAAAGTGAGTGA
- a CDS encoding YhjD/YihY/BrkB family envelope integrity protein — MSEMMKTPLLVRLTTIPEEPGWKRKLIIGIRVLLVSVHRFMKDDCLIIGSSLAYTTIVTLIPTLTVALALITVASGIHTRQGELVDEINSYLLRNNIQFDITPYLETLTDIISTATQIGAVGFVVFIFSATAVLRSLEKAFHIIWNIDLHRNFINKFVFYFFLISFGPLLFVVGKNITDTISDSVRSPHLKSIVATKHGEIWVAGEKGNIGMMRELNKSISFIPEASIDFENMLCIDMETVETGTCKKPNIRKENFFRIRSVGNDLFTISEEGTFLYSNDVGKNWKVHSLKGINVSDFGAIDYDTLFILTKDTRTLRYDLGKPFKEIKRFHDDGITPIRVRFFSEKDGFILDREGRLWKTSDGGTSFFPQEISQKPLNDISFLNRNIGFLVGDSGAIFKTTDGGYTWTDLSHRKFSYERVWVFASPKKQDYDIFVLTSLGDILLSEDEGENWSVAYKGKAGMILDMLLLSKKKLDPNLETSTQKNDSESTGLDQVQAEDSIEIENQNEAESPNEGMLGIIGVGEFNKIIRVEEDSNGQTIWKKYQGGKRFFSLYSIFQFLLPLLSLWLFFLLIFNIIPNTKVPLKASSIGAAVTGLILILFFWGFINIYLTSFTEKTMLVYKALAAIPITLLAIYSISLIILYGAEVTATLQFPDRYLLPKHPFDDIDSTLSYEFYKILQVLTLVYTYQQNKGELIKLSQLRKSLVLSEKELNQIVDKLTDANLIQTTQDKRITPMKLKEQIDLVAVYESTSSFKLGAPKEIASLSPKLNYSLSKLEDKWKEDLRKTSFSDWI; from the coding sequence ATGAGTGAAATGATGAAAACACCTCTTCTTGTACGTTTGACGACCATCCCAGAAGAACCTGGTTGGAAAAGAAAACTCATCATTGGAATCAGAGTTTTACTCGTTTCCGTCCATCGTTTTATGAAAGACGACTGCCTCATCATTGGTTCAAGTTTGGCGTATACAACGATTGTGACCCTCATCCCGACTCTCACTGTGGCACTTGCTCTCATCACTGTTGCCTCAGGGATCCACACGAGACAAGGGGAACTAGTAGATGAAATCAATTCATATCTTTTACGTAACAACATCCAATTTGATATCACTCCCTATTTAGAAACTCTCACAGATATCATATCAACTGCCACACAAATTGGAGCAGTTGGATTTGTTGTTTTTATATTTTCCGCAACAGCCGTCTTACGTTCGTTAGAGAAGGCATTTCATATTATTTGGAATATTGATTTACATCGGAATTTTATTAATAAATTTGTTTTTTATTTTTTTCTAATCTCTTTTGGTCCTCTTCTTTTTGTTGTTGGGAAAAACATAACAGACACTATATCTGACTCGGTTCGCTCTCCTCATTTAAAATCCATTGTAGCAACCAAACATGGAGAAATTTGGGTCGCCGGGGAAAAAGGAAATATTGGTATGATGCGAGAACTCAATAAATCAATCTCCTTTATTCCAGAAGCCAGTATTGATTTTGAAAATATGCTCTGTATTGATATGGAAACTGTCGAAACGGGTACTTGCAAAAAACCAAATATCAGAAAAGAAAACTTTTTTAGAATTCGAAGTGTAGGAAATGATTTATTTACGATCTCTGAAGAAGGAACATTTTTATATTCCAATGATGTTGGTAAAAATTGGAAAGTTCATTCCTTAAAAGGAATCAATGTATCCGATTTTGGAGCCATTGATTACGATACATTATTCATTCTCACAAAAGATACAAGGACATTACGTTACGATTTAGGCAAACCATTCAAGGAAATCAAACGTTTCCATGATGATGGCATCACACCAATTCGTGTACGTTTTTTTTCAGAAAAAGATGGGTTCATTTTAGACCGAGAGGGAAGGTTATGGAAAACAAGTGATGGTGGAACTAGTTTTTTCCCGCAGGAAATTTCACAGAAACCATTAAATGATATTTCTTTTTTGAATCGGAATATCGGATTTTTAGTTGGAGATAGTGGTGCCATTTTCAAGACAACTGACGGTGGTTATACATGGACTGACCTTAGTCATAGAAAATTCTCATACGAACGTGTTTGGGTTTTTGCTTCTCCTAAAAAACAAGACTATGATATATTTGTTCTAACCTCACTAGGTGATATCTTACTGTCTGAAGATGAAGGTGAAAATTGGTCTGTTGCATATAAAGGGAAAGCAGGTATGATCCTTGATATGTTACTTTTATCCAAAAAGAAACTTGATCCAAATCTAGAAACCTCAACACAAAAAAACGATTCAGAATCAACTGGTCTCGATCAGGTACAAGCTGAAGATTCCATTGAAATTGAAAACCAAAACGAGGCAGAAAGTCCCAACGAAGGCATGTTAGGTATTATCGGAGTCGGCGAATTTAATAAAATCATCCGCGTCGAAGAAGATTCAAATGGTCAAACCATATGGAAAAAATACCAAGGTGGGAAACGATTTTTCTCCTTATATTCGATCTTTCAGTTTTTATTACCCCTTCTTTCCTTATGGTTATTTTTCTTATTAATTTTTAATATCATTCCTAATACCAAAGTACCACTAAAAGCATCCTCTATTGGGGCAGCAGTAACTGGACTAATTCTCATTTTATTCTTTTGGGGATTTATTAATATTTACCTAACATCCTTTACGGAAAAAACAATGTTAGTGTATAAAGCACTTGCGGCCATTCCTATCACTTTACTTGCTATTTATTCCATCTCACTCATCATTTTGTATGGTGCTGAAGTGACAGCCACTTTACAATTTCCGGATAGATACCTACTTCCAAAACATCCATTTGATGATATTGATTCAACACTGTCTTATGAGTTTTATAAGATCTTACAAGTTTTAACACTTGTTTATACATACCAACAAAACAAAGGTGAACTCATCAAACTTTCCCAACTGAGAAAATCTTTAGTTTTATCAGAAAAAGAATTAAACCAAATTGTAGACAAACTCACAGATGCAAATTTGATCCAAACAACACAGGATAAACGGATCACTCCGATGAAATTAAAAGAACAAATTGATTTAGTGGCTGTTTATGAATCAACATCCAGTTTCAAACTGGGAGCGCCTAAGGAAATAGCAAGTTTGTCACCAAAACTCAATTATAGTCTTTCCAAATTAGAAGATAAATGGAAGGAAGACCTTCGTAAAACTTCTTTCTCAGATTGGATTTAA
- a CDS encoding rod-binding protein gives MDIHKIQDYSGRLSRSADESILNRMKSLSDTQKKEEPKQGISEFQNLLETHEGLMGKVSSSSLRVPQNIREEITIDPYRKKLYDASVEFESVFVKMMLKEMKNTIHKEKLIDGGYAEEIFEDMLYDEYAKNISQNESMGLAEEIYKQMSASLPPVKKNPYL, from the coding sequence ATGGACATTCACAAAATCCAAGACTATTCGGGAAGGTTAAGCCGCTCTGCAGATGAATCCATTCTAAATAGGATGAAGTCCCTTTCTGATACACAAAAGAAGGAAGAGCCAAAACAGGGAATTTCGGAATTTCAAAACCTTCTCGAAACCCATGAAGGACTCATGGGGAAAGTGAGTTCATCCTCATTACGTGTCCCACAAAATATCCGTGAAGAGATTACAATCGATCCTTATCGGAAAAAATTGTATGATGCCTCGGTCGAATTTGAATCTGTTTTTGTGAAGATGATGTTAAAGGAAATGAAAAACACCATCCACAAGGAAAAACTCATCGATGGTGGTTATGCAGAAGAAATTTTTGAAGATATGTTATATGATGAGTATGCTAAAAATATCTCTCAAAATGAATCGATGGGGCTTGCAGAAGAGATATACAAACAAATGTCAGCTTCTCTTCCGCCTGTGAAAAAAAATCCTTATCTTTAA
- a CDS encoding flagellar basal body P-ring protein FlgI, whose product MFCVSTSLQAVETRLKDLVRIDAVRENQLTGFGLVVGLNGTGDTKNPLTEEALQNYLAGLGVNTKKNLRDAKNTASVLITANVPVNLKEGDKIDIVVSSLGDARSLEGGVLLQSPLKAANGETIAVASGVLVFGGKEKKRGADKKSGSNTALVPMGAILEKSIPNAPITKSIKLTLLEKDYTTMGAIVDAITSELAVVPEVVSPTEVLVPLPTSQGTTGPNGELVTGAPKLDLTFLSKLENLTVNSSPVARVVINERTGTIVMGANIAIDEVAISQHGLTIQIANRDKARYFFPIQDDGKGESVFVLKETTQVSDVVGALNKVGASTKDIISILEALKKQGALKAELVIQ is encoded by the coding sequence ATGTTCTGTGTTTCCACATCTCTCCAGGCAGTGGAAACAAGACTAAAAGACCTCGTGAGAATTGATGCAGTTCGTGAAAACCAACTGACTGGATTTGGACTTGTGGTGGGTTTGAATGGAACCGGGGATACAAAAAATCCACTCACAGAAGAGGCTTTACAAAACTACCTCGCAGGCCTTGGGGTGAACACCAAGAAGAATTTACGGGATGCAAAAAACACAGCATCTGTTCTGATTACAGCCAATGTCCCTGTGAATTTAAAAGAAGGTGACAAAATCGATATTGTAGTTTCGTCACTCGGTGATGCCAGGTCTCTTGAAGGTGGGGTATTACTCCAATCTCCTCTCAAAGCGGCCAATGGCGAAACCATCGCCGTTGCATCCGGCGTACTCGTGTTTGGTGGAAAAGAGAAAAAACGAGGCGCAGACAAAAAATCTGGTTCGAATACAGCACTTGTTCCGATGGGAGCCATCTTAGAAAAATCGATCCCGAATGCCCCGATCACAAAATCCATTAAACTCACATTACTTGAAAAAGATTATACAACCATGGGTGCGATTGTGGATGCCATCACTTCGGAATTGGCAGTTGTGCCAGAAGTTGTATCTCCCACAGAAGTCCTAGTGCCACTTCCCACATCCCAAGGGACAACTGGTCCGAATGGAGAACTTGTCACGGGAGCTCCAAAGTTAGACCTAACATTTTTATCCAAATTGGAAAACCTCACGGTGAATTCCTCCCCGGTGGCGAGGGTAGTCATCAATGAAAGAACGGGAACCATCGTCATGGGAGCAAACATTGCCATAGATGAGGTTGCTATTTCCCAACATGGACTAACGATCCAAATTGCCAATCGTGACAAAGCCAGGTATTTTTTCCCCATCCAAGATGATGGAAAAGGGGAATCTGTATTTGTTTTGAAAGAGACGACTCAAGTTTCCGATGTGGTAGGAGCCTTAAACAAAGTTGGTGCTTCCACAAAGGATATTATCTCTATTTTAGAAGCTTTAAAAAAACAAGGGGCTCTCAAAGCAGAACTTGTGATTCAGTAA